The following proteins come from a genomic window of Macrobrachium rosenbergii isolate ZJJX-2024 chromosome 37, ASM4041242v1, whole genome shotgun sequence:
- the LOC136825426 gene encoding uncharacterized protein, giving the protein MPPVKPIPTLLETCLKYYGRHCVMSLRGLVSQCIDCDKDEKVSVAKRDSLLSSARAYFLEYTVVRTRKELLKVVFDEILDLDSEKQLEILRDCMIIHGGEWIEELDLTCDKLNSVVPIGVNHPEHILSQTVFQNYSWSKSLVSLTVTSLQNLQIIKAVGCHCQNIQYLDIATGFYGDPQYDSQMGEGCTSYLRYLYGAVENVNAGCPKLKTVVFPQFKGHPEVIDNVVKMIQFMPDLHVIRNVDTRLVAIKYTNAIGKLCTLKLTEFEEWDKESCRGGEYDVVNEAIGRIFPNVKRYASLCWNHGGLPSYLDQGLTKIQANFSCLQVIELYKYHTDLVEDLDFLDPMPSMKIFIMSESDDLVGVDKIRALGTAFPNLEKLVLYSNCYCVESDDVLQEDTFFPKLNTLELYRIAEIDVRFLQIMLEKCPSLRTLELFCSEEVYFYQEALPVTDEFLQNLSVSMENLEKVIIALDSESYSTSFARLSKFKLTYTSVQCILSACPNLRCLGDLGNWSVVEEELSVLIDSVAKNNWDLDLVYNSPC; this is encoded by the coding sequence ATGCCACCTGTGAAACCTATTCCAACATTGCTTGAAACTTGCTTGAAGTATTATGGAAGACACTGTGTAATGTCCTTGAGAGGGCTTGTTTCACAGTGTATAGATTGTGATAAAGATGAAAAGGTTAGTGTAGCTAAAAGAGATTCGCTTCTAAGCAGTGCAAGAGCATACTTCCTTGAATATACAGTTGTGCGTACAAGAAAAGAATTGCTCAAGGTTGTGTTTGATGAGATTCTAGATTTGGATTCTGAAAAGCAATTGGAAATTTTAAGAGACTGTATGATCATTCATGGAGGTGAATGGATTGAGGAATTAGATCTCACTTGTGATAAGTTGAATTCTGTGGTTCCCATAGGTGTGAATCATCCTGAACATATTCTTTCTCAAACAGTGTTTCAGAACTATTCATGGTCTAAGAGTCTGGTATCCCTGACAGTAACAAGTTTGCAGAATTTGCAAATAATAAAAGCAGTTGGTTGTCATTGCCAAAACATCCAGTATTTAGATATAGCAACAGGCTTTTATGGTGATCCACAGTATGATTCGCAAATGGGAGAAGGTTGTACCTCCTACTTAAGGTACCTCTATGGTGCTGTTGAAAATGTGAATGCTGGTTGTCCGAAACTGAAAACTGTCGTCTTCCCCCAGTTTAAAGGACATCCTGAGGTAATAGATAATGTTGTGAAGATGATCCAGTTCATGCCAGACTTGCATGTTATCAGAAATGTAGATACAAGGTTGGTTGCTATTAAATACACAAATGCTATAGGCAAATTGTGTACTTTGAAGTTGACCGAGTTTGAGGAGTGGGATAAAGAAAGTTGCAGAGGCGGAGAATATGATGTTGTGAACGAAGCCATAGGCAGAATTTTTCCAAATGTAAAAAGATATGCATCCCTCTGTTGGAATCATGGAGGTTTGCCTTCCTATCTTGACCAGGGACTGACAAAGATACAGGccaatttttcttgtttacagGTGATAGAACTCTACAAGTATCATACAGATTTGGTAGAGGATTTAGATTTTTTGGATCCCATGCCGagcatgaaaatattcattatgtcTGAAAGTGATGACCTTGTAGGAGTCGATAAAATTAGAGCACTGGGTACTGCGTTTCCAAATTTAGAAAAGTTAGTATTGTACTCGAATTGTTATTGTGTTGAGAGTGATGATGTTTTACAAGAGGATACTTTCTTTCCCAAATTGAACACACTGGAACTCTATAGAATAGCTGAGATAGATGTAAGGTTTTTGCAGATTATGCTGGAGAAATGCCCATCACTTAGGACGCTGGAGCTATTTTGTTCAgaagaagtttatttttatcaagaAGCACTACCCGTGACTGATGAATTTTTGCAGAATTTAAGTGTTAGTATGGAGAACCTTGAAAAGGTAATTATTGCACTTGATTCTGAAAGCTATTCTACATCTTTCGCTAGATTGTCCAAATTCAAATTAACGTATACATCGGTTCAGTGTATTTTATCTGCATGTCCAAATCTGAGGTGTTTAGGAGATCTAGGGAACTGGAGTGTCGTAGAGGAAGAATTAAGTGTACTGATAGATTCTGTTGCTAAGAATAACTGGGACTTAGATCTAGTATATAACTCTCCCTGTTGA